Proteins from a genomic interval of Ramlibacter algicola:
- a CDS encoding branched-chain amino acid ABC transporter permease: MLYRENGQFKTTYRADQQIFPILQDRLFIGLLLVVAFVVVPGLASDYMFRAILIPFLIMALAALGVNILVGYCGQISLGSGAFMAVGAYGAYNFFVRIPEMPLVPAILLGGLCATAFGILFGLPSLRVRGLYLAVATLAAQFFADWMFLRIKWLLNDSPSGQVSVGSLQVFGFPIDSAVSRYWFCLAILAVMALLAKNLVRSAIGREWMAIRDMDVAAAVIGIRPMYAKLSAFAVSSFIIGVAGALWAFVYLGAWESAAFSVDLSFRLLFMVIIGGLGSIMGAFFGAGFIVVLPIFLNQLLPPLFAAFGMEISTAGLSHAELMIFGALIVWFLVVEPHGLARLWSTGKQKLRLWPFPH; the protein is encoded by the coding sequence ATGCTTTACAGGGAAAACGGCCAGTTCAAGACGACGTACCGCGCCGACCAGCAGATCTTCCCGATCCTGCAGGACCGGCTGTTCATCGGCCTGCTGCTGGTGGTCGCCTTCGTCGTGGTGCCCGGCCTGGCCAGCGACTACATGTTCCGCGCCATCCTGATCCCGTTCCTGATCATGGCGCTGGCCGCGCTGGGCGTGAACATCCTGGTCGGCTACTGCGGCCAGATCTCGCTCGGCTCCGGCGCGTTCATGGCCGTGGGCGCGTACGGCGCCTACAACTTCTTCGTCCGCATCCCGGAAATGCCGCTGGTCCCCGCCATCCTGCTGGGCGGCCTGTGCGCCACCGCGTTCGGCATCCTGTTCGGCCTGCCCAGCCTGCGCGTGCGCGGCCTCTATCTGGCGGTCGCGACGCTGGCGGCGCAGTTCTTCGCCGACTGGATGTTCCTGCGCATCAAGTGGCTCCTGAACGATTCACCGTCGGGCCAGGTGTCCGTCGGCAGCCTGCAGGTGTTCGGATTTCCGATCGACAGCGCCGTCAGCAGGTATTGGTTCTGCCTCGCCATCCTGGCGGTCATGGCGCTGCTGGCCAAGAACCTGGTGCGCAGCGCGATCGGCCGCGAATGGATGGCGATCCGCGACATGGACGTGGCTGCCGCCGTGATCGGCATCCGCCCGATGTACGCCAAGCTCAGCGCGTTCGCCGTCAGCTCGTTCATCATCGGCGTGGCCGGCGCGCTGTGGGCGTTCGTCTACCTCGGGGCCTGGGAGTCGGCCGCCTTCTCCGTCGACCTGTCCTTCCGCCTGCTGTTCATGGTGATCATCGGCGGCCTCGGCTCGATCATGGGCGCGTTCTTCGGCGCCGGGTTCATCGTGGTGCTGCCCATCTTCCTGAACCAGCTGCTGCCGCCGCTGTTCGCCGCGTTCGGCATGGAGATCTCCACCGCCGGCCTGTCGCACGCGGAGTTGATGATCTTCGGCGCGCTGATCGTCTGGTTCCTGGTCGTCGAGCCCCACGGCCTGGCGCGCCTGTGGTCCACCGGCAAGCAGAAGCTGCGCCTGTGGCCATTCCCGCATTGA
- a CDS encoding branched-chain amino acid ABC transporter permease: MGFFLETLLGGLMAGMLYALVALGFVLIFKASGVFNFAQGAMVLFAALAMARFSEWLPAWTGLQNPIVANVLAFIIAGVIMFGVAWLVEWLVLRRLVNQEGATLLMATLGIAYFLEGLGQTLFGNSIYKIDIGMPKDPVIAFESTFQGGILVNKEDLIAAAIAAALVAVLSLFFQKTSTGRALRAVADDHQAAQSIGIPLERIWVIVWCVAGVVALVAGMIWGSKLGVQFSLATVALRALPVVILGGLTSVPGAIIGGLIIGVGEKLSEVYIGPMVGGGIEIWFAYVLALGFLLFRPQGLFGEKIIDRV, encoded by the coding sequence ATGGGCTTCTTCCTCGAAACCCTGCTGGGCGGCCTGATGGCCGGCATGCTCTACGCGCTGGTGGCGCTCGGCTTCGTGCTGATCTTCAAGGCGTCGGGCGTCTTCAACTTCGCGCAGGGCGCGATGGTGCTGTTCGCCGCGCTGGCGATGGCGCGCTTCTCCGAATGGCTGCCGGCGTGGACCGGGTTGCAGAACCCGATCGTGGCCAACGTGCTCGCTTTCATCATCGCCGGCGTCATCATGTTCGGCGTCGCGTGGCTGGTCGAATGGCTTGTGCTGCGCCGCCTGGTCAACCAGGAAGGCGCCACGCTCCTGATGGCCACGCTGGGCATCGCGTACTTCCTCGAAGGCCTGGGCCAGACGCTGTTCGGCAACAGCATCTACAAGATCGACATCGGCATGCCCAAGGACCCGGTCATCGCGTTCGAGTCGACCTTCCAGGGCGGCATCCTGGTCAACAAGGAAGACCTGATCGCCGCCGCCATCGCGGCCGCGCTGGTGGCGGTGCTGAGCCTGTTCTTCCAGAAGACGTCCACCGGCCGCGCGCTGCGTGCCGTCGCCGATGACCACCAGGCCGCGCAATCGATCGGCATCCCGCTCGAGCGCATCTGGGTCATCGTGTGGTGCGTCGCCGGCGTCGTGGCGCTGGTCGCCGGGATGATCTGGGGCAGCAAGCTGGGCGTGCAGTTCTCGCTGGCGACGGTGGCCTTGCGCGCGCTGCCCGTCGTCATCCTGGGCGGCCTCACCTCGGTGCCGGGCGCCATCATCGGCGGGCTGATCATCGGCGTGGGCGAGAAGCTCTCGGAGGTCTACATCGGCCCGATGGTCGGCGGCGGCATCGAGATCTGGTTCGCCTACGTGCTCGCCCTCGGGTTCCTGCTGTTCCGGCCGCAAGGCCTGTTCGGCGAGAAGATCATCGATCGCGTCTGA
- a CDS encoding ABC transporter ATP-binding protein produces MMTDAAVLSDPAAQAPRGAQRRLGEVILDVRNISLAFGGVKALTDISFDVREHEIRAIIGPNGAGKSSMLNCINGVYQPQQGTITFRGKTFAHMKSRQVAQMGIARTFQNLALFKGMSVLDNIMTGRNLRIKSNLLLQALRIGPAEREEIRHREFVERIIDFLEIQAYRKTPVGQLPYGLQKRVDLGRALAMEPQVLLLDEPMAGMNVEEKQDMCRFILDVNDEFGTTVVLIEHDMGVVMDISDRVVVLDYGRKIGDGAPDEVRQNPDVIKAYLGTAH; encoded by the coding sequence ATGATGACCGACGCCGCCGTCCTGTCCGACCCCGCCGCGCAAGCGCCCCGCGGTGCGCAGCGCCGCCTGGGCGAGGTGATCCTCGACGTCCGCAACATCTCGCTGGCGTTCGGCGGCGTGAAGGCGCTGACCGACATCTCCTTCGACGTCCGCGAGCACGAGATCCGCGCCATCATCGGCCCCAACGGCGCCGGCAAGAGCTCGATGCTCAACTGCATCAACGGCGTCTACCAGCCGCAGCAGGGCACCATCACCTTCCGCGGCAAGACCTTCGCCCACATGAAGAGCCGGCAGGTGGCGCAGATGGGCATCGCGCGCACGTTCCAGAACCTCGCGCTGTTCAAGGGCATGAGCGTGCTGGACAACATCATGACCGGCCGCAACCTGCGGATCAAAAGCAACCTGCTGCTGCAGGCCCTGCGCATCGGTCCCGCGGAACGCGAGGAAATCCGCCATCGCGAGTTCGTCGAGCGGATCATCGATTTCCTCGAGATCCAGGCGTACCGCAAGACGCCCGTCGGCCAGCTGCCGTACGGCCTGCAAAAGCGCGTCGACCTGGGCCGCGCGCTGGCGATGGAGCCGCAGGTGCTGCTGCTCGACGAGCCCATGGCCGGCATGAACGTCGAGGAGAAGCAGGACATGTGCCGCTTCATCCTGGACGTGAACGACGAATTCGGCACCACCGTGGTCCTGATCGAGCACGACATGGGCGTGGTGATGGACATCAGCGACCGCGTCGTGGTGCTGGACTACGGCCGCAAGATCGGTGACGGCGCGCCCGACGAGGTGCGCCAGAACCCCGACGTCATCAAGGCCTACCTGGGCACGGCCCATTAA
- a CDS encoding AMP-dependent synthetase/ligase produces MDTTFPRLMLQHAAQRPGAAAMREKEYGIWQTLTWADLAKTAEHLACGLHQAGLRRGEHMVVIGANRPRLYATMLAIQSLGAIPVPLYQDAVAAECAFPINNAEVRMAIVEDQEQVDKLLEVREQCPQLQSIWYDDPRGLRNYGDPGLASLDSLLDAGRQFAAQQPGFFRAQVDSVSPDDVAALFFTSGTTGNPKGVVHSHRTLLDRARAGADFDRLTEHEEVLAYLPPAWVGQNIFSYAMWLACGYIVNCPESGSTVMIDLKEIGPTYYFAPPRVFEGLLTTVMIRMEDAGAIKRGMFHSFMALARRVGPALRDGQSVGALDRLLYKLGDVLVYGPLRNNLGFSRVRVAYTAGEAIGPDLFTFYRSIGINLKQLYGSTETAVFVCLQPDDQVRADTVGVPIQGVEIKVAVNGEILVRSPGLLKGYYKNDQATSEVLTNDGWYHTSDAGFIDAQGHLKIIDRVKDVGRIVGGSNDGAMFAPKYVENKLKFFPYIKEAVAYGDGRDRVCVMVNIDFDAVGNWAERRNLPYAGYTDLAQKPEVYELVKECVEKVNADLAADDKLAGSQVSRFLILHKELDADDGELTRTNKVRRGFIAGKYQVLVDALYGGQQEQYIETQVKFEDGRTGVVSATLRIVDARTFPAVKAAA; encoded by the coding sequence ATGGACACCACCTTCCCGCGCCTGATGCTGCAGCACGCCGCCCAGCGCCCCGGCGCAGCCGCCATGCGCGAGAAGGAATACGGCATCTGGCAGACGCTCACCTGGGCCGACTTGGCGAAGACGGCCGAGCACCTCGCGTGCGGCCTGCACCAGGCGGGACTGCGGCGCGGCGAGCACATGGTCGTCATCGGCGCCAACCGCCCCCGGCTGTACGCCACCATGCTGGCCATCCAGTCCCTCGGCGCGATCCCCGTCCCGCTGTACCAGGATGCGGTGGCCGCCGAATGCGCCTTCCCGATCAACAACGCCGAAGTGCGGATGGCGATCGTCGAGGACCAGGAGCAGGTCGACAAGCTGCTCGAGGTCCGCGAGCAGTGCCCGCAACTGCAGTCGATCTGGTACGACGACCCGCGTGGGCTGCGCAATTACGGCGATCCGGGCCTGGCCTCCCTCGACAGCCTGCTCGACGCCGGGCGGCAGTTCGCGGCGCAGCAACCCGGCTTCTTCCGCGCCCAGGTCGACAGCGTCTCACCCGACGACGTGGCTGCCTTGTTCTTCACGTCCGGCACCACCGGCAACCCGAAGGGCGTCGTGCACAGCCACCGCACGCTGCTCGATCGCGCGCGGGCCGGCGCCGACTTCGACCGCCTCACCGAGCACGAGGAAGTGCTGGCGTACCTGCCGCCGGCCTGGGTGGGGCAGAACATCTTCAGCTATGCGATGTGGCTCGCCTGCGGCTACATCGTCAACTGCCCCGAGTCGGGCAGCACGGTGATGATCGACCTGAAGGAAATCGGGCCGACCTACTACTTCGCGCCGCCGCGTGTCTTCGAAGGCCTGCTGACCACCGTGATGATCCGCATGGAAGATGCGGGCGCGATCAAGCGCGGCATGTTCCATTCGTTCATGGCGCTGGCACGCCGCGTCGGGCCCGCGCTGCGCGACGGACAGAGCGTCGGCGCATTGGACCGGCTGCTCTACAAGCTGGGCGACGTGCTGGTGTACGGCCCCCTGCGCAACAACCTGGGCTTCTCGCGCGTGCGCGTCGCGTACACCGCCGGCGAGGCCATCGGCCCGGACCTGTTCACCTTCTACCGCTCGATCGGCATCAACCTGAAGCAGCTGTACGGCTCCACGGAGACCGCGGTGTTCGTCTGCCTGCAGCCCGATGACCAGGTGCGTGCCGATACGGTCGGCGTGCCGATCCAGGGCGTGGAGATCAAGGTGGCCGTGAACGGCGAGATCCTGGTGCGCTCGCCCGGCCTGCTCAAGGGCTACTACAAGAACGACCAGGCCACCAGCGAGGTGCTGACCAACGACGGCTGGTACCACACCAGCGACGCCGGCTTCATCGACGCGCAGGGCCACCTGAAGATCATCGACCGCGTCAAGGACGTCGGCCGCATCGTGGGCGGCTCCAACGACGGCGCGATGTTCGCGCCCAAGTACGTGGAGAACAAGCTGAAGTTCTTCCCGTACATCAAGGAAGCGGTGGCCTACGGCGATGGCCGCGACCGCGTCTGCGTGATGGTCAACATCGACTTCGACGCCGTGGGCAACTGGGCCGAGCGGCGCAACCTGCCCTACGCCGGCTACACCGACCTCGCGCAGAAGCCCGAGGTGTACGAGCTGGTCAAGGAGTGCGTGGAGAAGGTCAACGCCGACCTCGCGGCCGACGACAAGCTGGCCGGCTCGCAGGTCAGCCGCTTCCTCATCCTGCACAAGGAACTGGACGCCGACGACGGCGAGCTCACGCGCACCAACAAGGTCCGCCGTGGCTTCATCGCCGGCAAGTACCAGGTGCTGGTCGACGCGCTCTACGGCGGCCAGCAGGAGCAGTACATCGAGACGCAGGTGAAGTTCGAGGACGGCCGCACCGGCGTGGTCAGCGCCACGTTGCGCATCGTCGACGCCCGCACCTTCCCTGCCGTGAAGGCGGCCGCATGA
- a CDS encoding Crp/Fnr family transcriptional regulator, whose product MHAVRSEPPLHQRKRAPTAAELQGVPWLELLSASERERAVGDITVGDARPGDFVCRVGRPVTYWFGVIEGLLKMSTDTSQGQQVTFTGVPPGGWFGEGTALKREVYRYNIQPLRNSVVAGLPVDTFHWLLDHSIGFNRFVMNQLNERLAQFIAAREIDRMANPDVRVARSLAALFNPVLYPGVGEVLRITQQELAYLVGLSRQRVNEALSALQAQGAIRVEYGGLRILDLAALRSGPATPAQSAHAA is encoded by the coding sequence ATGCACGCTGTCCGCTCCGAACCCCCGCTGCACCAGCGCAAGCGCGCCCCCACGGCCGCCGAGCTGCAGGGCGTGCCGTGGCTGGAGCTGCTGTCGGCCAGCGAGCGCGAGCGCGCTGTTGGCGACATCACCGTCGGCGATGCCCGCCCCGGCGACTTCGTCTGCCGCGTGGGCCGGCCTGTGACCTACTGGTTCGGCGTCATCGAGGGGCTGCTCAAGATGAGCACGGACACCTCGCAGGGCCAGCAGGTGACATTCACCGGCGTGCCGCCCGGCGGCTGGTTCGGCGAGGGCACGGCGCTCAAGCGGGAGGTGTACCGCTACAACATCCAGCCGCTGCGCAACAGCGTCGTCGCCGGCCTGCCGGTCGACACCTTCCATTGGCTGCTGGACCACTCGATCGGGTTCAACCGCTTCGTGATGAACCAGCTCAACGAGCGGCTGGCGCAGTTCATCGCCGCGCGCGAGATCGACCGCATGGCCAACCCCGACGTGCGCGTGGCGCGCAGCCTGGCGGCGCTCTTCAATCCCGTGCTGTATCCGGGCGTCGGCGAGGTGCTGCGCATCACGCAGCAGGAACTGGCGTACCTCGTCGGCTTGTCGCGCCAGCGCGTGAACGAGGCCTTGTCCGCGCTGCAGGCGCAAGGGGCGATTCGCGTCGAGTACGGCGGCCTGCGCATCCTCGACCTCGCCGCGCTGCGAAGCGGCCCGGCCACGCCCGCACAATCGGCGCATGCCGCCTGA
- a CDS encoding pseudouridine synthase, with product MPPDAPPSTVRLNKRMADLGLCSRREADAWIERGWVRVNGEVAPMGLQVTEADRIEVDRRAEGQQRQQVTILLHKPIGYVSGQAEDGYQPAVTLVQPRTHWSGDPSRVRFAREQLRGLAPAGRLDIDSTGLLVLTQDGRVARQLIGEDSDIEKEYLVRVEYGAVARGVQGAFPAAQLQRLRHGLSLDGKALKPARVDWQNPEQLRFVLKEGKKRQIRRMCELVGLRVVGLKRVRIGGVALGQLPQGMWRYLGEGERF from the coding sequence ATGCCGCCTGACGCGCCACCTTCCACCGTCCGATTGAACAAGCGCATGGCCGACCTCGGCCTGTGCTCGCGGCGCGAGGCCGACGCCTGGATCGAGCGCGGCTGGGTGCGCGTCAACGGCGAAGTCGCGCCGATGGGCCTGCAGGTCACCGAAGCCGACCGCATCGAGGTCGACCGCCGCGCGGAAGGCCAGCAGCGCCAGCAGGTCACGATCCTGCTGCACAAGCCGATCGGCTACGTCAGCGGCCAGGCCGAGGACGGCTACCAGCCGGCCGTGACGCTGGTGCAACCGCGCACGCACTGGAGCGGCGACCCGTCGCGCGTGCGCTTCGCCCGCGAGCAGCTGCGCGGCCTGGCGCCGGCCGGTCGCCTCGACATCGATTCCACCGGCCTGCTCGTGCTGACGCAGGACGGCCGCGTGGCGCGGCAGTTGATCGGCGAGGACTCCGACATCGAGAAGGAGTACCTCGTGCGGGTCGAGTACGGCGCCGTCGCACGCGGCGTGCAGGGGGCCTTTCCCGCTGCGCAATTGCAGAGGCTGCGGCACGGCCTGTCGCTCGATGGCAAGGCGTTGAAGCCGGCCCGCGTGGACTGGCAGAACCCCGAGCAGCTGCGCTTCGTGCTGAAGGAAGGCAAGAAGCGCCAGATCCGCCGGATGTGCGAACTGGTGGGGCTCAGGGTCGTGGGGCTCAAGCGCGTGCGCATCGGTGGTGTTGCGCTGGGGCAGTTGCCGCAGGGGATGTGGCGGTATCTGGGCGAGGGGGAGCGGTTCTGA
- a CDS encoding spore coat U domain-containing protein, whose protein sequence is MGRPVNSRIAFLLLALVAGPAAADSTCRITSLVGLNFGVYDPFATVARDTQASVGLTCSRVGGPQNNTITLALSAGAHGTSTADRRLAGSGVPTTISYNLYRDSGRTFIWGNTPGVDAATELISVPNNGSASTTVVIYGRIPANQDVYVGSYADQVTLTVTP, encoded by the coding sequence ATGGGGCGACCTGTGAATAGTCGGATCGCATTCCTCCTTCTCGCGCTCGTCGCCGGGCCGGCTGCCGCCGACAGCACGTGCAGGATCACGAGCCTCGTGGGACTGAACTTCGGCGTCTACGACCCGTTCGCCACCGTGGCTCGTGACACGCAGGCCTCGGTCGGACTGACCTGCAGCCGCGTCGGCGGCCCGCAGAACAACACGATCACGCTCGCGCTGAGCGCGGGCGCGCATGGCACCAGCACGGCCGACCGGCGGCTCGCCGGAAGCGGCGTTCCGACAACGATCTCGTACAACCTCTATCGCGACAGCGGGCGAACCTTCATCTGGGGCAACACGCCTGGCGTCGATGCGGCCACGGAGCTCATTTCGGTTCCGAACAACGGGTCCGCCAGCACGACCGTCGTGATCTATGGCCGCATCCCGGCCAACCAGGACGTGTACGTGGGCAGCTACGCCGACCAGGTCACCCTGACCGTCACGCCGTGA
- a CDS encoding fimbria/pilus outer membrane usher protein has protein sequence MRPWARGKHGFLLACLLAFATCPHAAPAPPQGGEEALLTIEVNGVRRGEFLVIKKGDNYWLSPADVGRLQVQSGPPAGASHVSLRELGAESIAFDDGELLVRVRFPDALLAPNRVDLTPRGPAVRLSDPATSLILSYRLSNRTLGEDRQTTLLTDTNVRVGPLLLRQENRLDIGAAGKSMARGRTQLIFEQHEASRRWVAGDVVSGAGGYGSAITGAGLLVTKIWNMDPNALRAPRASVQASTALPAEVEVSVDGSPVYRGNVAPGPIDIGNLQSAGGQRNVRVTVTDIAGRRQVIDQPFFFTETALAEGVHDYLYFVGRRSELAADNRWVYREPAAQAVHRYGVTDALTVSAGGEASRDFATVGAGLALRLDRFGLVSLDALGNRDRVTRRARRGWSAQYQFQTPHVAWLAGVRRFDAGFRSFVADSSIFPTTEYRAALVVPWRNLSWGVDWTRATSALETRTMASLRVTSSFSSRSSLSAELRHSSSGGRTINSVGVIWRHYLDGLDWVGGTFDASPGTQAAGFEVGRQLPQSEGFGYRAAVTNINLPAGESRTASLGGTVNLKPFAVDATVIAQSPGGGLSYSELGVSGALVAIDGEVAATRQVGDSFVLAKLGVPQAGVQVSLNNQVQGTTDANGRVILPRVAAYDRQEVSVNDKQLALTYQLDRRALPIAPPLRSGVVVDFNARRLHAIAGRAWLSKASGREAIASRSWTMNGPAGEVTVETDSTGEFYIERAEPGTYVGKLRTESAEVTCRFSVPASDEPVVELANGATCE, from the coding sequence ATGCGACCCTGGGCCCGCGGCAAGCACGGATTCCTGCTCGCATGCCTGCTGGCATTCGCCACCTGTCCGCATGCCGCGCCAGCGCCTCCGCAGGGCGGCGAGGAAGCGCTGCTGACGATCGAGGTCAACGGCGTGCGCCGCGGCGAGTTCCTCGTCATCAAGAAAGGCGACAACTACTGGTTGTCGCCAGCCGACGTCGGCCGCCTGCAGGTCCAGTCGGGCCCGCCAGCAGGCGCGTCGCACGTCAGCCTGCGTGAACTCGGGGCCGAGTCGATCGCGTTCGACGACGGGGAATTGCTGGTGCGCGTGCGATTCCCGGACGCATTGCTGGCCCCCAACCGGGTGGACCTGACCCCGCGCGGCCCGGCGGTCCGGCTTTCCGATCCAGCCACGAGCCTGATCCTCTCCTACCGGCTGTCGAACCGCACGTTGGGCGAAGACCGGCAGACGACCCTGCTCACCGACACCAACGTCCGCGTCGGCCCCTTGCTGCTACGGCAGGAAAACCGCCTGGACATCGGGGCGGCCGGCAAGTCGATGGCTCGTGGCCGCACGCAGTTGATCTTCGAGCAACACGAGGCCTCGCGGCGCTGGGTGGCCGGCGACGTCGTCTCGGGCGCGGGAGGCTACGGCAGCGCCATCACCGGGGCCGGGCTGCTCGTGACGAAGATCTGGAACATGGACCCGAACGCCCTGCGCGCGCCGCGGGCGAGCGTGCAGGCCTCGACAGCGCTGCCGGCCGAAGTGGAGGTGAGCGTCGATGGCAGCCCCGTCTACAGGGGCAACGTCGCTCCAGGCCCGATCGACATCGGCAACCTGCAGTCCGCGGGTGGCCAGCGGAACGTGAGGGTCACGGTGACCGACATCGCCGGCAGGCGCCAGGTGATCGACCAGCCCTTCTTTTTCACGGAAACCGCCCTGGCGGAAGGCGTCCACGACTACCTGTACTTTGTCGGCCGGCGCTCGGAGCTGGCCGCCGACAACCGCTGGGTGTACCGGGAGCCCGCCGCGCAGGCCGTGCACCGGTACGGCGTCACCGACGCACTGACCGTTTCCGCTGGTGGCGAGGCGAGCCGGGACTTCGCGACGGTCGGAGCCGGGCTGGCACTGCGGCTGGACCGTTTTGGCCTGGTCTCCCTCGATGCTTTGGGCAACCGGGACCGGGTCACGCGGCGAGCCCGCCGCGGCTGGTCGGCGCAATACCAGTTCCAGACCCCGCACGTCGCGTGGCTGGCCGGCGTGCGGCGCTTCGATGCAGGGTTCCGGTCCTTCGTTGCGGACAGTTCCATCTTTCCCACGACCGAGTACCGCGCGGCCCTGGTGGTGCCATGGCGGAACCTCTCCTGGGGCGTCGACTGGACGCGTGCCACCTCGGCGCTGGAGACGCGCACCATGGCCTCGTTGCGGGTCACGAGCAGCTTCTCGAGCCGGTCGTCACTGAGCGCGGAATTGAGGCACAGCTCCAGCGGCGGGCGCACGATCAACTCCGTGGGCGTGATCTGGCGGCACTATCTCGACGGCCTCGACTGGGTCGGCGGGACCTTCGATGCAAGTCCGGGCACGCAAGCGGCTGGATTCGAGGTCGGCCGGCAACTGCCCCAGTCGGAAGGGTTCGGCTATCGCGCTGCCGTCACCAACATCAACCTGCCCGCGGGCGAGTCACGCACGGCGTCGCTCGGCGGAACCGTCAACCTGAAGCCGTTCGCCGTCGACGCGACGGTGATTGCCCAGTCACCCGGGGGTGGACTGAGCTACTCGGAGCTCGGCGTGAGCGGGGCACTGGTCGCGATCGATGGCGAGGTCGCCGCCACGCGGCAGGTGGGAGACAGTTTCGTCCTCGCGAAGCTGGGGGTGCCACAGGCCGGCGTGCAGGTGTCCCTGAACAACCAGGTGCAGGGGACGACGGATGCGAACGGCCGCGTGATCCTTCCCCGGGTTGCGGCCTACGACCGGCAGGAAGTGTCCGTGAACGACAAGCAACTCGCCTTGACCTACCAGCTCGATCGCCGCGCGCTCCCGATTGCACCGCCGCTGCGCAGCGGAGTGGTCGTCGACTTCAATGCGAGGCGGCTGCACGCCATCGCGGGTCGCGCATGGCTCTCGAAGGCGTCCGGAAGGGAAGCGATTGCAAGCAGATCGTGGACAATGAACGGACCCGCTGGCGAGGTGACGGTGGAGACTGACTCCACGGGCGAGTTCTACATCGAGAGGGCCGAACCGGGGACATACGTCGGCAAGCTGCGCACGGAGAGTGCGGAAGTGACCTGCCGTTTCTCCGTGCCGGCATCGGACGAGCCTGTCGTCGAACTTGCCAATGGGGCGACCTGTGAATAG
- a CDS encoding molecular chaperone, translated as MSTHLMITRRPAWTALALASCVLASPGVGAADFSVSPIRAELGPSSPSETITVTNHSPGRLRVSVKLMAWTQDAEGKDVYTDSSDLIYFPRQMDIDKESRKIVRVGAKSPPDRVERAYRLFIEEMPDPLDLPGRPSVNFVFRFGVPIFVPPPDGKPSLDVQAPTLAKGKVVLPVRNDSNAHVRLTKINVSDGAGLSIDANGWYSLAGTQRTYTVDIPPEACRKARSLLVTAEGPAAKFERRLDVDPANCS; from the coding sequence TTGAGTACCCACCTGATGATCACGCGCCGTCCGGCCTGGACCGCTCTCGCGCTCGCGTCCTGCGTTCTTGCTTCCCCGGGCGTCGGCGCCGCCGACTTCTCGGTCAGCCCCATCCGCGCCGAACTGGGCCCGTCGTCGCCGAGCGAGACCATCACGGTCACGAATCACAGCCCGGGCCGCCTGCGCGTGTCGGTCAAGCTGATGGCGTGGACCCAGGACGCCGAGGGCAAGGACGTCTACACGGACAGCAGCGACCTCATCTACTTCCCGCGCCAGATGGATATCGACAAGGAGTCGCGCAAGATCGTCCGCGTCGGCGCGAAGTCGCCCCCCGATCGGGTCGAGCGCGCATACCGCCTGTTCATCGAGGAAATGCCGGACCCGCTGGACCTGCCCGGCCGGCCCAGCGTCAATTTCGTTTTCCGCTTCGGCGTGCCGATCTTCGTCCCGCCCCCGGACGGCAAGCCGTCGCTCGACGTGCAGGCGCCAACGTTGGCGAAGGGCAAGGTCGTCCTGCCCGTGCGCAACGACAGCAATGCGCACGTCCGCCTCACGAAGATCAACGTGAGTGACGGCGCGGGCTTGTCCATCGACGCCAACGGGTGGTACTCGCTCGCCGGGACGCAACGGACCTACACCGTCGACATCCCGCCGGAAGCCTGCAGGAAGGCCAGGTCGCTCCTGGTCACCGCGGAGGGTCCCGCGGCCAAGTTCGAACGCCGGCTCGACGTCGATCCGGCCAACTGCTCCTGA
- a CDS encoding spore coat protein U domain-containing protein: MTVSASISSKSNCKFSTIAPATISLAINPTNTLPVSGSVVWSFKCAGSADPAVYVVSASNGANFFNGERRMKHATTATEFLPYSLGFTPSSGSAAKNAVVNVTITATVAPAAYTSALVGLYSDTVQISLDP, from the coding sequence TTGACGGTCTCGGCGTCGATCTCGTCGAAGAGCAACTGCAAGTTCTCGACGATCGCGCCGGCGACCATCTCGCTGGCCATCAACCCGACGAATACGCTGCCCGTCTCGGGATCCGTCGTCTGGTCGTTCAAGTGCGCCGGGTCGGCCGATCCAGCGGTCTACGTGGTCTCGGCGAGCAATGGCGCGAACTTCTTCAACGGCGAGCGCCGAATGAAGCACGCGACGACGGCGACCGAGTTCCTGCCGTACTCGCTCGGCTTCACGCCCTCGTCAGGTTCCGCGGCCAAGAACGCCGTGGTGAACGTCACGATCACCGCCACGGTCGCGCCGGCCGCGTATACATCCGCGTTGGTGGGCCTTTACTCGGATACAGTGCAGATCAGCTTGGATCCTTGA